The sequence GATTGTTTCCAAGAAACCTTAAGTAGGATTCACGCTATATAAGTAAGGCTGATGTGGCCTGACTTGATCTCCACATGACCATGTATAAGAAGAATTCTTGCATCACACGTTTAGCCTTGATCAAAGGACTCCTAtgaggaaaagaactctaaaaGGTATctaaaaggaaagagttccaattctagaaggaaaggacttcatAGTCAAAGCATGGATGCTAATCCTACACCACTATAAATACTCTAAAACCCTCATAAATTAAGGTATGCATTATTAACTCGAATCTGGTACTTTAGGGTCGTGaaaaactctaacttgaccttcggagggtttttggccggcaccacaccggttccctctgttaggtcttctcttttcgttttgcaggtgttgtttcgatttaGGAGTGTGTgcagcttattggtgattttttcggcatcatcattaCCTATCAATAATTATTTACCACATTAGCAGTTTGTTAAATAGTTAGTCACTTGAGCATTTTCCTACTTTTATACCTACTTTGTCCTTAAAACtgtaaataattatatattgcTTTACATGagcccaacttttttttttttacaactcaCAATCCATCACGTAGAACAATTTTAACAAAGCGTACGAAAGTATATGGTAATAAGATTATGGAACAAAATTAACAGATGCTATAAGAATATTTtgtaataaactaataatttagGATAGTTtttacaagaaaagaaataaaataattaataatttaacaattttttctactttttataaaattgatatcaaaaaaatttttaaataatttattaacaatagtaataaaatcaccaataaacttcCCTAAGATTACTGCAACAGAGAATGACAGTGAAAACTTAAAAAGGTAAGGGCACATGAGACTGTTAAACAGTTAAAGTCACACAAGGTTCTCGGTTATAGTAGTACTCTAAACTTTACCATATTTATTATTAGTGCTTTTGGACCTTCCTCTGGGTCTTGGTCGGCAGTTTCCCAATAATCAAAGTAAACACTAATTTGTCCCCTCTGCCCTCTACCCTCTCTATGCCTTTAGCCCCAACCTCCTCGTCCATAcgcaacaaaataaacaaaaacaacagcaCCAACAAACgcatcaaaagaaaagaaaaaaagaaaaagaataaagagcAAAAACAACCCAACAAACATATAAACATTACGTTCGAGACCTttgtttcctttcctttcctttccttttccacTCTCACACTCTCTTTTTCCTCTGCACATTTACTTTTCTTTCAAACAAATGGAACACTAAAACACAGTTGTAGCGGGAGTGATTAAGTGTGGGAGTGATGagagagtgaagaagaagaagaagaagcagtgagtgagtgagagaaaagagagagaagaaatggaGGGATCAGCAGAGGAAGAACTGGAGAGGAGGAGCAAGTTCCTCAGCAGTTTGATACAGAAGAAGAAAGCGATAGAGCAAGAAGATCCGCATGACTATCTCAACGTTCGCGTCAGAGCCTCTGACATGCCACTTGCTTTGCAAAACCGTGCCTTTCGTTGCGCACGTGACCACCTCGACTCCATGCCTTCCAAGCTCGACAGTAAACGCCTTGCTCTCGCGCTTAAGAAGGTCAAAAATTggttattctttttcttttattcttattggttttgtttttttttttttttttacttttttttttaaaagatttttgagctgggtttgtttggatactaGTTTATTGGAGTGATCGGAGTGATGGGTAGTGAATCAAATTAAGTGTGGTGCATGTGGTCCTGCTTGGTCTTTGCTAGTCTTGGACTCGAGCCGAATGtgtttgcctttttcttttttcttttttctttttttctttgtgggttctgatttttgttttgtacttataggataatttaattttgattgttaATTGGTGCGTTTTAGAGCAAAGGGTATTGAATAGATATATTATAGAGGTGGTCCAATGACTTATTTGTCTTGGTTTGAGCTGAAAAGGGAATGTTCTTTTATTCGTTTTGGTTCTGTTTTTTCTGGTGTTTATATGTGGTCTAATAGGGTTACTGGATCtacatttgtttttaatttttatattttgcctGTTTGGACTGGGCAGATTGAATGAATCTATGTGAAGGTGTAATTGCTTAGTAGCTTTAGAGTGTTTCTGTTTCTGTCTTTCCTGGTGACGATCGTTATCTTGTCAGTCTGTTTATCTGGAttgttattttaaatatttttagtggGGATCTCAAATAACTTTGTGTAGGGATGGTCCAAATGGTCAGTTGTGTTAGCTTGAGCTTAAAATATTCTCTCTGACTCTCTTTAAATTCTTTTCTGGTCATTATATTGAGAATAaacttaattgatttttaattttctttattcgTAATTGCTAGATTTGAAGTGTTCCAAATGTTTGGTACCGTCAAATTGAGCTGGTGgctttttcaatttcaatcttcactcttggattccaaattttaatttactgTAATTTGTATGTATTAAGTGAAGTAACTTACACTTGGCCCAACTGTTTAGTTGGATTAAGCtgaaatatataagaattaaGAAGTCTCTCACACTCTTGtgctttttaattttgtctctaataaatttatttggtaTCACCATTTGAATTTAGACAAGCGCCGTAACTGAGCAACTTGTATACTGATCCAATTGCTTGGTTATTTCATATTAAGCTacaaaacacatacacacacatgcagTTTTCTACTATAACCTTCCTTGTTATGAACTTCATTTGTTAGTTTAAGATCAAATGCTTTATTTGGATGGCTACATTTCAATTTCAAAGTAAACCACAATACAAGTGGTTCCATAGGTTCATTGCGTCAGCTTACTCTGAATTTAATCCTAATTCATCAGGAGGGGTGTATATTAAGTTGGGTTTCTTACTTGGAGTCTAGTTCTATATTGTATGGTTTTTGGATGGAGAAtacaaatgcatgaaaatacAAATATCATAACATGGTTTTTATGTTTGCTATTGACTTGGTTGGTTCCAATTTGGTCGTGTTTGAGAGCATAAGCTTGATCCAGCTTCTTAaattctaaccttttttttttttgagaaaattcttAAATTGTAACTAATTAGGCTATATTGGTTACCCGAAAATGAACTGTCTGGCAAGATGGTCAACATTATGGTTTTGTTTATGTCAAAAAGGCAATGGAATTTGTTCGTGTCAGGAAGGCAACAAGAGAGAGGGGATGTGTTGCCATAGATGGCAAAAGAGAAGTTACAAAGGTGCTTTCTTTTTATAAAGGTAGTCATAGCTAAGGTTTAATGCTTGAGAGTCAAagcaaaaatatgaaaaagaagcATTAAGGCTTGGTTTGAATATCTTAATATAGTggtatcaatttagcatatacaATACATGGTTCTAGTTCATAGTACTGAAAGAGAAGATTACTGATGCAGTGATGTTGGCATGTAGTTAGGCCTTATGCTGGTAAAATTTTCTAA comes from Castanea sativa cultivar Marrone di Chiusa Pesio chromosome 3, ASM4071231v1 and encodes:
- the LOC142629686 gene encoding dynein light chain 1, cytoplasmic; this encodes MEGSAEEELERRSKFLSSLIQKKKAIEQEDPHDYLNVRVRASDMPLALQNRAFRCARDHLDSMPSKLDSKRLALALKKEFDSSYGPAWHCIVGTSFGSYVTHSIGGFLYFSVDKVYILLFKTAVEPLEQS